A part of Perca fluviatilis chromosome 15, GENO_Pfluv_1.0, whole genome shotgun sequence genomic DNA contains:
- the LOC120575217 gene encoding mucin-5AC-like, with protein MALYKVIGAVALLTLLTHESHSQLDVCGITRLNTRIVGGQNAPPGNWPWQASLRTSGRHFCGGSLINSQWVVTAAHCFSSIPASLTVSLGLQSLQGPNPNGVSRTVTKIIVNPNYNAIANDNDICLLQLSSPVTFTDFIVPVCLAAPGSTFFSGVSSWVTGWGNIASGVSLPAPGNLMEVNVPIVGNRECNCDYRVGSITNNMICAGLSAGGKDSCQGDSGGPLVSKQGSRWILGGIVSFGKGCALPNFPGVYTRVSQYQSWINSQITSSQPGFVTFTSTGTDSDLSISCAGLPPPPTTLPPTTTTTLPPSTLPKTTITTLPTTTLPKTTTSTLPKTTTSTLSTSTLSKTTTTTLSTSILPKTTTSTLSTSTLPKTTTSTLSTTTLPKTTTTTLPKTTTSTLSTTTLPKTTTTSLSTTSLPKTTTSTLSKTTTTTLSTTTLPKTTKTTLPTSTLPKTTKNTLSTSTLPKTTITTLPTTTLPKTTTSTLPKTTTSTLSTTTLPKTTTSTLPTSTLPKTTTSTLSTSILPKTTTSTLSTSTLPKTTTSTLSTTTLPKTTTSTLSTTTLPKTTTTTLPKTTTSTLSTTTLPKTTTTTLSTTSLPKTTTSTLSKTTTTTLSTTTLPKTTKTTLPTSTLPKTTTNTLSTSTLPKTTTNTLSKTTTTTLSTSPLPKTTTSTLSTSTLPKTTTSTLSTTTLPKTTTTTLPKTTTSTLSKTTTTTLSTTNLPKTTTSTLYNHPP; from the exons ATGGCTCTCTACAAGGTGATCGGTGCGGTGGCTCTGCTGACTCTCCTGACACACG AGTCTCACTCACAACTAGATG tgtGCGGTATAACTCGGCTCAACACCAGGATTGTTGGAGGACAGAACGCCCCTCCGGGTAACTGGCCCTGGCAAGCCAGCCTGCGAACATCTGGGAGACACTTCTGTGGAGGATCCCTCATTAACAGTCAATGGGTGGTGACTGCTGCTCACTGCTTCTCAAG CATCCCAGCCAGTCTGACTGTGTCTCTGGGTCTCCAGAGTCTACAGGGACCCAACCCCAATGGGGTGTCTCGGACAGTAACAAAGATCATCGTAAATCCTAACTATAACGCCATAGCTAATGACAACGACATCTGcctcctgcagctctcctcACCGGTGACCTTCACAGATTTCATTGTTCCTGTCTGCCTGGCAGCTCCAGGCAGCACCTTCTTCAGCGGCGTTAGCTCCTGGGTGACCGGCTGGGGCAACATTGCATCCGGAG TTTCCCTTCCTGCCCCAGGAAACCTAATGGAGGTGAATGTGCCAATCGTGGGGAACAGAGAGTGTAACTGTGACTATCGTGTGGGCTCAATCACAAACAACATGATCTGTGCCGGGTTAAGTGCTGGAGGGAAGGACTCCTGTCAG GGGGATTCAGGTGGTCCGCTGGTGAGCAAGCAGGGCAGCCGCTGGATCCTGGGGGGAATCGTAAGTTTTGGAAAAGGTTGTGCCCTGCCTAATTTCCCAGGAGTCTACACCAGAGTGTCCCAATACCAGTCCTGGATCAACAGCCAGATCACCAGCAGCCAGCCGGGCTTTGTCACCTTCACGTCCACTGGAACTGACAGTGACCTCAGCATcagctgtgctggcctgccacCGCCTCCAACCACCCTCCCTCCAACCACCACAACCaccctccctccatccaccCTCCCTAAAACCACTATAACCACCCTCCCTACAACCACCCTTCCTAAAACCACTACAAGCACCCTCCCTAAAACCACTACAAGCACCCTCTCTACAAGCACCCTTTCTAAAACCACTACAACCACCCTCTCTACAAGCATCCTCCCTAAAACCACTACAAGCACCCTCTCTACAAGCACCCTCCCTAAAACCACTACAAGCACCCTCTCTACAACCACCCTTCCTAAAACCACTACAACCACCCTCCCTAAAACCACTACAAGCACTCTCTCTACAACCACCCTCCCTAAAACCACTACAACCAGCCTCTCTACAACTTCCCTCCCTAAAACCACAACAAGCACCCTCTCTAAAACCACTACAACCACCCTCTCTACAACCACCCTCCCTAAAACCACTAAAACCACCCTCCCTACAAGCACCCTCCCTAAAACCACTAAAAACACCCTCTCTACAAGCACCCTCCCTAAAACCACTATAACCACCCTCCCTACAACCACCCTTCCTAAAACCACTACAAGCACCCTCCCTAAAACCACTACAAGCACCCTCTCTACAACCACCCTCCCTAAAACCACTACAAGCACCCTCCCTACAAGCACCCTCCCTAAAACCACTACAAGCACCCTCTCTACAAGCATCCTCCCTAAAACCACTACAAGCACCCTCTCTACAAGCACCCTCCCTAAAACCACTACAAGCACCCTCTCTACAACCACCCTTCCTAAAACCACTACAAGCACCCTCTCTACAACCACCCTTCCTAAAACCACTACAACCACCCTCCCTAAAACCACTACAAGCACTCTCTCTACAACCACCCTCCCTAAAACCACTACAACCACCCTCTCTACAACTTCCCTCCCTAAAACCACTACAAGCACCCTCTCTAAAACCACTACAACCACCCTCTCTACAACCACCCTCCCTAAAACCACTAAAACCACCCTCCCTACAAGCACCCTCCCTAAAACCACTACAAACACCCTCTCTACAAGCACCCTCCCTAAAACCACTACAAACACCCTCTCTAAAACCACTACAACCACTCTCTCTACAAGCCCCCTCCCTAAAACCACTACAAGCACCCTCTCTACAAGCACCCTCCCTAAAACCACTACAAGCACCCTCTCTACAACCACCCTTCCTAAAACCACTACAACCACCCTCCCTAAAACCACTACAAGCACCCTCTCTAAAACCACTACAACCACTCTCTCTACAACCAACCTCCCTAAAACCACTACAAGCACTCTCTACAACCACCCTCCCTAA